The Vanessa tameamea isolate UH-Manoa-2023 chromosome 31, ilVanTame1 primary haplotype, whole genome shotgun sequence genome includes the window ccCGAATCAAACCAAGGCAAGCAACACTGATTCTCATATGAATATTTGATACTTAAAACTCATCTCGTATCCAACTTGCTGCATTGGAAAAGCTTTAAGTAAGCTCcaatctcctcaaaaggagactATAATCCAGCTGTaggatatttaaaaacagttattttgCCCGTGGTACAAAAACTAGATTATTTTCTTAGCGccttataaattgttaatagcAATAATTTGCGTAAATCATTTaatgctatttatattaatcagacgcaaaatacttatataatctattgaatagaaattatattactaataacaGCACAGCACATTctgtaaaacaaaattcaatttgGCAATCGTTTTTGTTAAAATGGCGTTTATTACAAAGGAATACGACTcgtttattgcaaaataaacgCAAATACACTTGTTTTGTATGATGAGCGTTTCCGCATGCATGTTGAACTCACAAAgcgatacatatattttatgagacAAAAGTCATTATTAACGGTTtgtctacatatataataatgcaGCCGAATTTTGTTGGTACATAACCAAAACATAGGCCtaaaacttatacatttttaataagtaatataccTACCTATAAGTTTTTTCATCCGTTTGTTTCCTCAGAAGTCgatcatttgtatattttttttgtttgtgagGGCAGGATTGGTAAGGCAAATGTGAAAAGTCCTGCGGACTTTTAACATAGAACCAAATACCCATATTCGGGTATTTAATTCCCAGGAAGGATGTACTAACTTTGTGAAGTCAAAATCCCGGTGTTTACAAGTTTATCTTTACTAATCGAAgataatgagatttagacatagacaattttaatactttttactgATTGAcatattcctaaaaaatatcaaaactattcaAGTAGTCTTTGGATATATGGTAGGCTATTTGCTTGATTAGCCTTTCATTTAACAACCTAGCTTACTAACAGACCTAGCTTCCAAACAGCTTCCTAACTTACATTCAAGCAACATCTTCCATTGgtgtaattgaataattttctttagACTCTCCTGTTTCCGGGCTTAAAGAATCTCTAAACCTTTAAATTCGGCATTGTCCTTGATAGAATAAATGAGTGGTCgatatgttactgtaaatgctcgaactacggtaaatcctaagTTTTTCCAGTataacctaagatttaccaattctTAATGGTAAATGCCCAAAACGGTTTGCGATTCGGACTTTTGCCACCATTCActtagtaaatcttaggatttacattaaGGACACggtaaacgttgaaaaaaatcatgtcataacgtgttataaaataatatccgaaatgaaaataatttaaataggttaggttagttatttaattaatatcgttCGATACCTAAGGTTTTGACTaatagttaattgaaataagtgATTAAGAATTACTCATTGTTTTATTCCTAAAACCAACATCTACCAGCTGACAGCGGTAAAACCTAGCATATACTGAATTCGAATGGTAAAAGCCGGAAAAAATCGTCCACTTTTcagaaatacttacatttaccaactcatatcGGTAAACCCTAAGACTTAATcttaaatcttaggatttaccgtaTTTCGAGTTTTTACAGTAACAGATACACTTACAAAATATCACAGGAGACTATTCGAAAAACCAATATCGgaatcaaaatactttttaaataataattggagCTAGTTTAAAGTAAGCTATGATTATCGCATGACTAACTACACTAACAAGTTGAACTTGTGTGACAGCTTCTATAAACTTTGCttgttaatatgtataaatctcGTGTTAAcaagatatttataaagaagaCGTATTGATAGATTATATAGATGGAAAAAGGGTAGTTAACTATGATTTTATGTGAATTGACTGAAACATGACCATGATTTTTTAAGATGTCTTTGCAGTAGAGTTACATGACAAATTATAACTGCAATCCAAAACTTTTGATGGCGACATTGTCGTACCAAGTCTATCTTAACCCAGTGTGCAAAGGGTGCAAATAAAGGACCACAGAAGGtctcttaataaacttttgctCTCTTTGGGGGGAGATAGAATGCAAACTTCACCAAATCCTAGGAAGATACACTAAATGTCCTGTCGTTGGGAAAACCGGGAGAAATGTCCTGGGACCAACACAATAGattctcaaaaaaatataattccgactaggtaacaattttaatatagtaatatgcAAGTATGGCGggcatttatcaataaaaaggGCCTAAAGGGTACTCTCCATGTAATTCTGGTAATATCTCTAAAAGGACAATGAGCTCCCCTTGAATGACGTCGGAGCCATGAGGCGCTCAATCACAAAGTCGCCATTTAATTGAggaaaaaatttgaatttattatattctagcgacccgccccggcttcgtacgggtgcaatgctgatactaaatatactacagaatgtcttacaacgttcactgtttttcagtcgttagacaataaaaaccgctatgtccctgcgtttaaaatctttaatattttggaaaatattcatttaaatttcatgctgtaaggggccatattgatctatattaaatgcacaaagtatttaaggtacttaatcggacaaggattaatgctgtattgcttaaaatcgcttcgaaaataagcctcTCGTAAttagtaaaggataaaaaatggctattgtgggttatccctaagagacagACATATACCGTCCCGGacttttttaaaaacctttataaggtatacaatactgtagtacattttgatctatctcgtagggttcagccagcttTTGCAATGTGAGCGCaacaaaatgtttgtttatttacgacatcagtttagaaaactctaaaattatcagtgtttctctactatattgtgcatgtattatacatataaaccttcctcttgaatcaagcTATCTATTAACACTTACtctcaaaattaatataagtatctaATTTTACAGCAAGCTGTCATACTCTTTCTCTCTGTCTTAACTGTAAAATTCTCTCTCTGGGAGTACCTTCTTTGTGAAACAAAGCGCCATCTATGAACTAGCTGAATAACTAATATGCTAATAATTATCAGTGAATAATGATTGAGGTgcctgtttattttattttattttttaattaaattatcatcgttttcttataaaaaccaaactctaataaaatattattaatataaaatctttgtaacatttcaataatgAATAAACTGTCAATTGCTTAATGTCAATTCATCAGTCACAAAGATTGAATCAAAATTTATCGTTTTTtgacaaatgaaaataatcagtataaatcgtgatttattaatttgaaatattattaatgaaatatgaaatagaCTAATATGTCTTTCCCGAAGATCGAAGGGTATGTTGTGACTGAAAAGTTAGGTTCAGGGAGTTATTCAACGGTATACAAAGCATATACGAAGGTGAACAatctttatgtatttacattGTTATCTTACTGaagtgttgtatttatttatgtatggaCTACATAACATGTATGTTATACACTTATAATGAAAAAAGTGTACGAAGGTAACTAATCTCTTAATGAAGGTCTCTGTTACAAagcttaaagtaatttaattgtagtatctttatagttttataatgagttatttaaaagaaacaaaaaataaacacctCGATTGTTTCGTAGTTACTTTAAATTGGGAGTCTcatttatttttggtaaaacCTCTAGCTGCGAAAGTGATTTCACGaagttttgtttgattttgagagtttaaagtacattaaattaaatactgcaTTAAGGAGTTATTTTATACTTGCATTTTAGGAGTTTGTCGTAGGAtgataggcataaaaaagtacccTGTTGAAGTGTACCATTGAAGTTGAACTTCAAGGGAGGCTATTAAAGACTAATTTTTATAGGCTTGCTTCATACcagatttcatcaaattcagttcaatggtttggccgtgaGAGTGTAACAaccagagttacttttgcatttataattattgttttaattttgtatgaaaataaaccaattaaatGCCCAAACCAAAGTGGCAAGCACTCTGGCCTGGGTTTTCAAACAGCCAGGCTCAACTATGACATAATAATTGCTGACATTGGGCAAGGCTTCTGATTGGTTATCGCAGATTTAGTCAAATTATCatctaatatttacatttttacattaacaacctgtaactttcccactactgggctacttcctcctctccctttgaggagaaagtttggagcatattccatcacactgctccaatgtgatttggtggaatacaaatgtggcaaaatttcatgaaaattagactcatgcaggtttcctcgtgatgttttccttcaacgctgagcagtagatgaattataaacacaaattaagcacatgtaaattcagtggtgcttgcctgggtttgaacccgaaatcattggttaagatgcatgcgtcctaaccattgggccatctcggctcctctGACATCTAATAATGGAAACATTAATCGATCCATTAAAAATCAAACTAAGttactaataatacatttttataatagaagaaCAACTTAAATAGTTTGCAACTTTTTACATATAGTGCGAAATATACAACAATTTTAACATACACATCTATCAAAATCTTACAACTAATAaatctttgatattaatatttacaggtTGGGGCTCGGTCGATCGTTGCTATAAAATGCGTAGACAAGGCGAGAGTGAAGCATTCTGGAGCAGcaatagataatttaataacagaGATAAGGCTGCTGAAGACGCTCACACATCCGCACATAGTACATATGAAACACTTCACATGGGACGACAAGTGCGaacaacttaaatattataatgtttaataagtttacattttttatgagTAGTTAGACTGCCTGCATACCTGTATAtcgtatcttatttattaacaaagtcTTAacttactgtacaaatcatgactgtGTGGAATGGTTAccggtggaggcaataaggcgaggtgttatgcTTTTTTTCTACAAATGGTTGGTACCGGGAGCCTAAACCGTGCCTTATTCAGGGCTAAGAGAGAATACATAACCCTGTGAACTTagctgttatgtcccttgtgcctgtagttacactaaatTTTAAACTGGAATGCTTCCAAagaaagtattgctgtttagcatTAGAATACACAATCAGTCGGCAGCACAAACCCCATATATCCGCTAACAAAAAACTttggcatttttttatattagtttaatacatatttcagAAACATCTATATCATTACGGAATATTGCTGCGGAGGTGATCTGTCCAAGTACATTCACAAATATGGAAGAGTTCCTGAGAAACGGGTgagtaaacatacatacatgccaCTATTATTATGACTAGGCCTGATGATGTCAGACGTCATCGATTTGACGTTGACGGCTAACCGACTTTAccacatttaaaaaactatgaaCATTGTTCGGGTATGTCAATATCTTCAaagtacaattacattaaaCGCATGAAACATTCTTGTCTCTCTTTAACTTTACATTGTAGGGTttgtgagaaagagatgaagcGAATGTGAAACCGATTTCGATATTACATTCGTTTCGTCTCTTTCTCACAAACCGTAAAATGTAAAGTTGAACAAAGACAGGGCGATACCTACAATCGGATgtcaaaattgatattattgtattgaacCCAAATATCCGTTTTACAAACTATGTCACAAAAATCGTATATCCCATGCGAAATTATGACAAATTCAGAAAGAAGTCAGGACGGGTAGTTAGTATATTGTTAGGGATCAGAAGtggaagttattttaaaaaaaagcaacacATTAATTAACCAAGGTAGTTTTTTTGCCATTCATAACGTAcgagaccccccccccccccattcgCTTCAATCTAGACGTGTCTTTGGGTGGGGGATTTACTTAAGAATATATAGTTGACATTGATAATGACGTTTCAGGTATTATATTTCCTGCAGCAACTTGCATCGGCGTTAAAGTTCCTCAGAGAAAAAGGTACTTGCGTCTATGAATTTATCTTTTAGACATTTTGTTTGATCATTACAAATGTAGAATGTATATATAACTCATCTCCTGATAACATTGTTAacttggtggggctttgtgcaagccctggtaggtacatatttattagAACAGCACCACCTCCTAACCTAcaccgttggttgcctggaagagatcgctgtgtAGCGATacggtcgccaaaattgtacgtcTCGTTTATTTAAGCTGGATccatgttgtttttatttattttctctgtgtggtgtacaataaagtataaagtaaagtaggtACCACTAatcacattctaccgccaaaagaATTATTGTTGTGTCGGTTTGAACAaagagtcagtgtaactacagacacaagggacataacatcttaatatcGACGGTGCATTGTGGATATGAGGgatgattaacatttcttacagtaatgtctatggacaggtgacttaccatcaggtggcatagCATAAAAAATGGAACAAGCATGTGTTTAATTCcattgaaattctgccacatgtgtgccACATTGAACAAAGAGGAGgccttgcccagcagtgggatatttaaagGCTCTTTACTTTtactcatattatatatatccgttacttaaaaatagtaattatattaaatgaaattttgtgaTGAAAAGTTACGAGTTCGGAATTAACACTAGTTAATGTATTCAAAtttgagaaattattaaaattgaaaactatgataaattaaaatttaattaaatctatctaaatatatattttgttatgctGATTGTAGTCTTCATTTCTTACAAACTGAATCAAAGGTGTTTTCAAAATGCCAATTCAACCAAATTATACTCTATGCAAGTTGGCTGTTagaaacacttttgaatcgtcattttacagaattacaattatatttttttttataaattggagTTGAAGTCTAGTCAATTTCGATGGTATTgtgatattatgaaatattcggTTTATTTTGCTAGTATCgtgtttaattcaataatatgtatgtatatgtttgtaGGTGTCGTTCACATGGATCTAAAGCCGCATAACATGTTGTTGCACAAGGGATCTGAGGGAAAATTCATGCTTAAGGTCGCTGATTTTGGGTGAGACATCAATATTAAAGCATGTCCCGGATTTTCgcatgatttgattttattgtactCAAAGTAgtcagtttttaaatatatattgtctatgttcttccttggagttcaagattACTTCATATTTTGTGCGGttttgcaaattttattttcttaataactcATAGTTCTTTCGTTTAAAGCTCCATATATAGTAACCCAAAACTGTCGCTGATACGCTGCATTTTTTTCTTATGGGCAGCTGCAAGATTCAAATTTGACGCCATAAATCCAGTAAAGATACTGAATCTTGCATAAATTTTGGgacacttataatatttaaattccatgtgtgtttatgttttaaacgCTCTCTAACTTTTTAAACGGTTAATCGTATTGAACAAACGTGGATCTTAAACGGATTAAGGGATAAAATTCAGAAAAGCACTAATGAggtttaattcttttaatttatgtttgtgaaATCAggtgaaattctgcaacatttTTCTTCCTCATGTACGACACACGCATGaagtaacatttgttttttttttttttgttaaaagtttCGCTCAATATCTATCAGAGGATAGTACGAAGAGCGTCCGAGGGTCGCCGCTGTACATGGCGCCCGAAATGATCCTCGGGGACTACGACGCGAGAGTCGACCTCTGGAGTGTTGGTTAGTTACGGGTTGGGAAATCTTCAAATGTGTAAAGTGGTAATTCGAGAAAACGATCCACtaataacctttttaaattaattaatcttgatTATGAGATGAAGAGTTACGAGTTAAGAAATTTTATTGACTAAAATGTCAGTTTAGTAGTAAGGAAGTGTGAAATCCTTTCAGGTGTGATCATGTACGAATGTCTGTTCGGTAAAGCTCCGTACTCCTCAGCGACATTTAAAGAATTACTCGACAAGATTCAAAGACGAGCACCTATCGCAGTAAgtgaagattattataaaacgattacgttcaaaataagtaacttctaaattttgttattatttagtgTCAAATACACTAAATAATTCTTGTCAAACATTATTTAGTGTATTTGACACTAAATAATGTTTGACAAGAATCATATGTTAAATGAACACTTTCCAAACGCTTCAGAAGCTATTCAGATGACAAACATCTTATTCAACaaagttatcattttataaaatataatttgatcacTCGATTCGGAAATGTTTTACTTTACAAATGTCCtgaatgttaatgttttaatattttttgaagttcTAACACAATTTATTACATTCTAATTTTTTCCTAAGCCTAAACTCTCTGTTTGCGTCGAATTGCAGTCAAATCTGATTATGTTTGTGTTTGCACACAGGCACTTGAGCTACAATATATTCCGCGCAGTAGGTTAGTCTCTTTGAAGTCAGTCCGCCGTGACCGAGTCTATGAGGTACATCACCATTACTCCCATTCTAGATTCCCTCCAATTCCTCCATCTCGGCCGGCTGCTTGGATCTCTTGACGCGTCTGCTACAGCACGACCCTGACAAGAGGATATCGTATGATGATTTCTTCAACCACGAGTACTTGGATTTAGATCACATGCCGTCGAAGGAGAATTATAATAaggtagttattttttaaataaactaagctATGTAAATTTTAGACATAGTGCTAACTCAAAttcgaaatattaaacaaattggtAGGCTAACTGGCATGTGGATGATCTAATGATCAGTGGTCACCAACACCTTTGGCACtgagaaacattaaccatcTCTGATATGGCCAATGCGCCAGCAAGATTAGCAAATAAAATGTCGCGTTCCTTGTGAAGTTGTggttagttacactggctcactcaccctttaaacaaTACAATTGTTATGAGTATCAAACCTGCCTTCacggttaaaaatatatattttgaatgtgtTTGCTGTCCATACAAACTTAAGTAACTTTTGTTATCCATAAATCCATTTTTAGTTTCTTTGCAACGTGTTATTTTATCGGTAGGCAGTCTTCCTGATCAAGCACGCTATCGAACTAGACTGTTCAGGTCGCCTGACCGAAGCCCTCGAGGCCTACAGCGATAGTCTCAGGTACTTAGTGCCGGCTGTCGGTATTGAAACTGACGCTGACAGACGAAGCGCCTTAGCCGCTAAGTTGACTAGGTGAGTAAAATTTTTGTATCCAAGAATATCTCATTTCAGATCAAAATGTTAGGGTGACGTAATATTTACTGTGTTTTTAATCTATGTCTAAACAAACCGGTGCATCGCCAACCGCTGTTTGATTCTCTTAGACTAACATACGTGTGTAATTCGCTTATTGCTTGATAAAATTCAAACTACCAATGaggtttgattattttaatttgtgcttGTGAAATCAAGTGAAATCAAAGAGCAGTAAAGCGAGAGTGCGATCGATATCGAAAAATATGTGTCCGTATTCAATCACTAACGAAATGATAACCAAAGCTCTTTATTTCACAATTTTAACTACAAAACGACACACAATGCGCTCTTAATACGGACTCTGTCATATTCCAATGGGACGACAGACTGACACTCTCGGAGTTTGTTGCGGATCAAAGTCTTTACGTACTTTTGAAAACATCGGCAAACATTGCCAACTTTTGAGCCAATCTATTTCTATTGGTCCGACGCCACTAGACGAACAACGTAGACAAGTATGTTCGAAACTGAACTCGAGCCTGATTAAATAGTCCAAAAGATCCGCTCACCAGACGAAAGTCCTTTGTTTTGCAGCGGAATTACACTGTACTGTAAACTAATTCGAAATATTCGTCGTTGCGTTAGATACATGGAGAGGGCTGAAGAAATCAAACGCCTCATCAAAGGCCAAAGCAATCCGTGCACGAACTCACAAGGACGCGTCCGCGCAGCGCTCCGGCCGCAGGAGCCCGCCTGCAGCGGACAGACGCTCGGGTACAGTTTTGAACAtagtgagttatttttttatatcattgccATAATtagagatttttattatttcaaatagatCGGTGAACTAACAAATATGCCGCCTGATGgtatcaccaccgcccaaagacagggccggatctaccgtatggctttttgggcttcagcccagggccccgtggattcaagggccccccagctaagtcaagacaaagtcaaaaatagacgatagtgcgaaagaatccatcattttattaaattaaacagatcgtatggctTGCAACCCTGtgaatcctgcaattaatcaaacccattcaattaatttaattcaagtataCGTTCAGGTGTGTCTTAAGTAGGGGCCCtgagtagtgttagcccagagccccctaaactcacggtccggccctgccTATAGATATTGAGGCTTGACAAATATTGTCCATCCCTTACAACGACAAACCTTCACCTAACTTGATAACTGGGATGTTATGTCACAAACTGTAGTCTTCCAGAGTCTTGTCGAGAATTCctcaataaatattagtatgtatgAAACTGgagtatcaaaatttaattagtcATTGCCAACTTCCAATTCCTTGACCACTGACCATAAGGTCTATCATAATGGGGCAACCcatttaaatgattatgatCCACTAAATAACACTgagtttaattatgtaatttaatgatGTTATGTtgatgtgttataaataatttaattcaacgtAATTTCCTAGATGACGCAAATGTTCAACAAGACACAACAATAGTTGACCCagctataaataaacattcaaacGACACGAAAGACGTGCAAGAAACGAACGGAAAGGATGAGGTgagatattatttcattgttaagCAAATTAGTCT containing:
- the LOC113402772 gene encoding serine/threonine-protein kinase ULK3-like, giving the protein MSFPKIEGYVVTEKLGSGSYSTVYKAYTKVGARSIVAIKCVDKARVKHSGAAIDNLITEIRLLKTLTHPHIVHMKHFTWDDKNIYIITEYCCGGDLSKYIHKYGRVPEKRVLYFLQQLASALKFLREKGVVHMDLKPHNMLLHKGSEGKFMLKVADFGFAQYLSEDSTKSVRGSPLYMAPEMILGDYDARVDLWSVGVIMYECLFGKAPYSSATFKELLDKIQRRAPIAIPSNSSISAGCLDLLTRLLQHDPDKRISYDDFFNHEYLDLDHMPSKENYNKAVFLIKHAIELDCSGRLTEALEAYSDSLRYLVPAVGIETDADRRSALAAKLTRYMERAEEIKRLIKGQSNPCTNSQGRVRAALRPQEPACSGQTLGYSFEHNDANVQQDTTIVDPAINKHSNDTKDVQETNGKDELEEPKNKKEKSRGALSRFLRRPVPYLNDKDSSIADEDKTQKPDETNELCRIT